The Vibrio echinoideorum genome includes a region encoding these proteins:
- a CDS encoding EAL and HDOD domain-containing protein has protein sequence MKYSYVARQPILDADKKTIGYELLFRDGPKNTFPEVEPELATSRLLSDHFLSTHYNTLGDKLGFVNFPYASLINLVPTLFPKESLVVEVLEDCEPTDELLEAIKTIYDAGYTIALDDFVPSKAWKRFLPYVSIIKFDIRLISITKASMFMSAMKELNIQFLAEKVETYDEYQEAKQAGFTYFQGYFFSKPEMIQTRALNPAFLTIVQLLKEIAHDPIDFGEVERLITLDVTLSYKVLAYVNSAGGSATTIRSFRQALIYLGEQKLRKFVSLVAIASAKEDKPDSLYGLAVLRARQCELLVEKMNVKVEPGQAFLTGMFSLLDSLFDQPLQQVLDSVPIDEEIKQALIQRKGVLGAIMAMVIAYEQARWDEATRIRKLLKLSEAELGQAYDEATTWAQELLSPSLK, from the coding sequence TTGAAATATTCATATGTAGCGCGTCAGCCAATACTCGATGCTGACAAGAAAACCATAGGTTACGAGTTGCTATTCAGGGATGGTCCTAAGAATACTTTCCCTGAAGTAGAACCGGAACTCGCTACAAGCCGCTTGCTTTCCGATCACTTCCTATCGACTCACTATAATACTCTTGGTGATAAGCTAGGATTCGTGAATTTTCCCTATGCAAGCCTGATTAACTTAGTCCCTACCCTATTTCCGAAAGAAAGCCTCGTTGTTGAGGTTCTTGAAGATTGCGAGCCTACGGACGAATTGCTTGAAGCGATCAAAACTATTTACGATGCGGGTTATACCATCGCATTGGACGACTTTGTGCCGAGCAAAGCATGGAAACGTTTCTTGCCGTACGTGTCTATCATTAAATTTGATATTCGCTTGATCTCAATTACCAAAGCGTCGATGTTCATGAGCGCTATGAAAGAGTTGAATATCCAGTTTCTTGCCGAGAAAGTTGAAACTTACGACGAGTATCAAGAGGCTAAACAAGCCGGGTTCACCTATTTTCAAGGGTATTTCTTCAGCAAGCCGGAAATGATTCAAACTCGCGCTCTAAACCCTGCCTTTTTGACCATCGTTCAGCTGTTAAAAGAAATAGCTCACGATCCCATTGATTTTGGTGAAGTGGAACGCCTGATCACACTCGATGTGACGCTTTCTTATAAAGTACTTGCGTATGTAAACTCCGCAGGCGGCTCAGCAACGACTATCCGTTCATTTCGCCAAGCGCTTATTTACCTTGGAGAACAAAAGCTACGTAAGTTCGTTTCACTTGTAGCGATTGCATCTGCGAAAGAAGATAAACCCGATTCACTCTATGGTTTAGCGGTACTGCGTGCTCGTCAGTGTGAACTATTAGTAGAAAAGATGAATGTAAAAGTAGAACCCGGACAAGCCTTTTTGACCGGTATGTTCTCTCTACTTGATTCACTCTTTGACCAACCGTTACAGCAGGTCTTGGACTCAGTACCAATCGATGAAGAGATCAAGCAAGCTCTGATTCAACGAAAAGGTGTCTTAGGCGCCATTATGGCAATGGTCATTGCGTATGAACAAGCTCGCTGGGACGAAGCAACGCGCATTCGTAAACTTCTCAAGCTAAGTGAAGCGGAACTCGGTCAAGCTTATGATGAAGCGACTACTTGGGCTCAAGAGCTGTTATCACCTTCGTTGAAATAG
- a CDS encoding YchJ family protein, whose amino-acid sequence MPLCPCDSKNTYQLCCKSGHLNHRAVETPEQLMRSRYSAHVLGLVDYVVATYHPSCNAKAQREGIAESIDSDWAGLEIIETAAGSHENEGFVEFKAYFNDGAEQFCMQERSRFVREDGLWYYIDGTFPEQENEQQENAAPEIDPRLNQTVESFKIGRNDPCICGSGKKYKKCCG is encoded by the coding sequence ATGCCTTTATGCCCATGCGATAGCAAAAACACTTACCAACTGTGCTGCAAATCTGGACACCTTAATCATCGTGCTGTTGAAACACCGGAGCAATTGATGCGCTCACGTTATTCTGCACACGTGTTGGGGTTAGTTGACTACGTGGTTGCAACTTACCATCCAAGCTGTAATGCAAAAGCGCAGAGAGAGGGTATTGCCGAATCCATAGATAGTGATTGGGCGGGCTTAGAAATCATCGAGACTGCCGCAGGTTCACATGAGAACGAAGGCTTTGTTGAGTTTAAAGCTTACTTTAATGACGGTGCTGAGCAATTCTGTATGCAAGAACGTTCGCGCTTCGTTCGTGAAGACGGTCTTTGGTACTACATTGATGGCACCTTCCCCGAGCAAGAAAATGAGCAACAAGAAAACGCAGCGCCAGAGATTGATCCGCGTCTAAACCAAACGGTTGAGAGTTTCAAAATCGGCCGCAATGATCCGTGTATTTGTGGTAGCGGTAAGAAATATAAGAAGTGTTGCGGCTAA
- the lpxH gene encoding UDP-2,3-diacylglucosamine diphosphatase, with amino-acid sequence MKTYFISDLHLAPSRQDITDCFLTFMKNEAVEADALYVLGDLFEFWIGDDDTSDFATSIRQTFIDLVKSGVPCYFTQGNRDFLVGKKFAKQTGVQLLDEVSTIDIYGTKAVVLHGDTLCTEDVKYLAFREKVHQPWLQWVFNRIPFFIKKKIVSKVQSDIKDDKQTKSLDIMDVTQQEVEDVMERNNVDLMIHGHTHRPNIHTFTANHCTKTRIVLGDWYTQGSVLVFTPQSFELQNREFSNSFQHHS; translated from the coding sequence ATGAAAACATATTTTATATCAGATCTGCACCTTGCACCGTCACGACAAGACATCACCGACTGCTTCCTCACTTTCATGAAGAACGAAGCGGTAGAAGCGGATGCACTCTACGTATTAGGTGACCTTTTCGAATTCTGGATTGGTGATGACGATACCAGTGATTTCGCCACTTCTATTCGCCAAACCTTTATCGATTTAGTTAAATCCGGCGTGCCTTGCTATTTCACTCAGGGTAACCGTGACTTTTTAGTCGGTAAAAAATTTGCAAAACAAACTGGCGTGCAACTCTTAGACGAAGTATCAACTATCGATATCTACGGAACAAAAGCGGTCGTGTTACATGGTGATACCTTGTGTACCGAAGATGTAAAGTATCTCGCCTTCCGTGAAAAAGTACACCAACCTTGGTTGCAATGGGTCTTCAATCGAATTCCTTTCTTCATCAAAAAGAAAATCGTCTCTAAGGTTCAGTCTGATATCAAAGATGACAAGCAAACTAAGTCTTTGGACATCATGGATGTAACACAACAAGAAGTCGAAGATGTGATGGAACGTAACAATGTCGATTTAATGATCCATGGCCATACACATCGTCCAAACATCCACACTTTCACTGCTAACCATTGCACTAAAACCCGTATCGTACTGGGCGATTGGTACACTCAAGGCTCAGTGCTGGTGTTCACTCCGCAAAGTTTTGAACTACAGAATCGCGAGTTTAGCAATAGCTTTCAGCATCACTCTTAA